One region of Bacillota bacterium genomic DNA includes:
- the yabQ gene encoding spore cortex biosynthesis protein YabQ — MPGFILQIKSFGISMSIGVFGGWLYDLYRVSFQLLKWRSRFLTAIGDASFWLVFIAAACFFLFVGNAGEVRFYTFLGMAAGLLIYRRFFHRRMVSFESRCGAALLRSMNAIGNSLLFSFRPLRHLAGLFRRRRNH; from the coding sequence GTGCCGGGTTTTATCCTACAGATTAAGAGCTTCGGGATAAGCATGTCTATCGGGGTTTTCGGCGGTTGGCTTTACGACCTTTACCGGGTTTCTTTCCAACTATTAAAGTGGCGTTCACGGTTTCTGACAGCTATCGGTGACGCGTCTTTCTGGCTGGTTTTTATCGCGGCCGCCTGCTTTTTTCTTTTTGTTGGCAACGCCGGCGAGGTGCGGTTCTACACTTTTTTAGGCATGGCGGCCGGGCTGCTTATTTACCGCCGTTTTTTTCACCGCCGTATGGTTTCGTTTGAAAGCCGCTGTGGTGCGGCTCTGCTTCGTTCGATGAATGCAATCGGGAACTCCCTCCTTTTCTCCTTTCGTCCCCTTCGTCATCTAGCCGGATTGTTTCGCCGCCGCCGCAATCATTAG
- the ftsH gene encoding ATP-dependent zinc metalloprotease FtsH, whose amino-acid sequence MQRLLKNLGIYLLIVLVIVMLIRYAPARNNDIKTIPYDQFLQELDKGEIGSVIVRTENSTNFITGTKRDNTKFETKGPILDDKLITVLREKRVRMEWQPPPQPAWWTNLLAAFLPVLIVVGLFFFMIQQTQGGGSRVMSFGKSRARLHSDERKKITFADVAGIDEVKEELEEVVEFLKNPRKFSEVGARIPRGVLLFGAPGTGKTLLARAVAGEAGVPFFSISGSDFVEMFVGVGAARVRDLFEQAKKNAPCIVFIDEIDAVGRQRGAGLGGGHDEREQTLNQLLVEMDGFNPNDGIIVVAATNRPDILDPALLRPGRFDRQVVVDMPDINGRRAILNVHVRGKPIGEDVDLDVVARRTPGFSGADLSNVVNEAALLAARQDRKKIQMADMERAAERVIAGPEKKSRVISEREKWLVSYHEAGHAIVGYLLPYCDPVHKISIIPRGRTGGYTLLLPKEDRYYMTRSQLLDQITMLLGGRVAEDLMLKEISTGAQNDLERATEVARRMIMEYGMSEELGPLTFGHKQDTPFLGRDIARDRNYSEEVAYAIDREVRRVIDECYNRAREILTANLNSLEQVAKRLFEKETIEAEEFGELMGTPRQVSPGEQTPAPAVSFNKESKRPLPVAKPEPVITFKRL is encoded by the coding sequence TTGCAGCGCCTTCTTAAAAACTTGGGTATTTACCTGCTCATTGTCCTGGTTATTGTAATGTTGATCAGGTATGCCCCGGCGCGTAATAACGACATCAAAACCATCCCGTACGACCAGTTCCTGCAGGAACTGGATAAGGGCGAGATCGGCAGTGTGATTGTCCGTACGGAAAACAGTACCAATTTCATAACCGGGACCAAACGCGACAATACCAAGTTTGAAACCAAGGGCCCGATTCTCGACGACAAGCTGATTACCGTGCTGCGGGAAAAACGGGTTCGGATGGAATGGCAACCGCCCCCGCAACCCGCGTGGTGGACGAACCTTCTTGCGGCTTTCTTGCCGGTGCTGATTGTTGTGGGTCTGTTCTTTTTCATGATCCAACAGACGCAGGGCGGGGGCAGCCGGGTTATGTCGTTCGGCAAAAGTCGCGCGCGTCTCCATTCCGACGAGCGAAAAAAAATTACTTTTGCAGATGTGGCCGGTATCGATGAGGTCAAGGAAGAGCTTGAGGAGGTTGTGGAATTCCTTAAGAACCCCCGGAAGTTCAGCGAGGTGGGAGCCCGTATCCCGCGGGGCGTGCTTCTTTTCGGCGCGCCGGGCACGGGCAAAACACTCCTGGCCCGGGCGGTGGCCGGTGAGGCGGGCGTTCCTTTCTTCAGCATCAGCGGTTCTGATTTTGTGGAGATGTTCGTCGGTGTGGGTGCGGCCCGGGTGCGTGACCTTTTTGAACAGGCCAAGAAAAACGCGCCCTGCATCGTGTTTATAGACGAGATCGACGCCGTGGGGCGGCAGAGGGGCGCCGGCCTGGGCGGGGGCCATGACGAACGGGAACAAACGCTTAACCAGCTTCTGGTGGAAATGGACGGTTTCAATCCCAATGACGGGATAATCGTCGTCGCGGCCACCAACCGGCCGGATATCCTCGACCCGGCGCTTTTGCGCCCCGGGCGGTTTGACCGTCAGGTGGTCGTCGACATGCCTGATATCAACGGACGAAGGGCGATACTCAATGTACACGTGCGCGGGAAGCCTATAGGGGAGGATGTCGACCTTGACGTTGTGGCGCGGCGCACCCCCGGTTTCAGCGGCGCCGACCTGTCCAATGTGGTCAACGAGGCCGCTCTCCTGGCGGCGCGTCAGGACAGGAAAAAGATTCAAATGGCTGATATGGAGCGGGCCGCGGAACGCGTGATCGCCGGACCGGAGAAGAAGTCCCGCGTCATCAGCGAAAGGGAAAAATGGCTGGTTTCCTATCACGAGGCCGGCCACGCTATTGTCGGCTACCTTCTGCCGTACTGTGACCCGGTGCATAAGATTTCGATCATCCCGCGGGGGCGTACGGGAGGGTATACCCTTCTGCTGCCGAAGGAAGACCGGTATTATATGACCCGGTCGCAGTTGCTGGATCAGATAACGATGCTCCTTGGCGGGCGGGTTGCCGAGGATCTCATGCTTAAGGAAATAAGCACAGGCGCCCAGAACGATCTTGAACGGGCGACCGAGGTGGCCCGTCGGATGATAATGGAATACGGGATGAGCGAGGAGCTGGGACCGCTGACCTTCGGGCATAAGCAGGATACGCCGTTTCTGGGGCGCGACATCGCGCGCGACCGGAATTACAGCGAGGAGGTGGCCTACGCCATCGACCGGGAGGTGCGGCGGGTGATTGACGAATGTTATAACCGGGCGCGTGAGATTCTAACCGCCAACTTAAATTCACTCGAACAGGTGGCCAAACGGCTCTTCGAAAAGGAAACGATTGAGGCGGAAGAGTTCGGCGAATTAATGGGGACGCCGCGGCAGGTGTCTCCCGGCGAGCAGACCCCTGCACCTGCGGTTTCCTTCAACAAGGAGTCAAAACGCCCGTTACCGGTGGCTAAACCGGAACCGGTAATAACCTTTAAGCGACTGTAG
- a CDS encoding DUF1287 domain-containing protein produces the protein MAACILIAIMVLFLGWVLSRLGHNPHEYLDIPQVVENMDANRNSIPDALDFVKGARREVQNHTQYDAAYYSGGYPPEGRGACSDVIWRAFREAGYDLKGMVDEDIRKTPAAYGRTGVLPDPNIDFRRVTNLVVFFERHGRELTNKVIPGDKDNLIEWQPGDIVVFGPPWEHIGIISDRRRPDGVPFVLNNAAPVASEDDYLLRWPSRVTHHFRYSKYSREPEAKDEIQVEYRRS, from the coding sequence ATGGCGGCGTGCATTTTAATCGCCATTATGGTGTTGTTCCTCGGATGGGTTTTAAGCCGGTTGGGACACAACCCGCATGAATATTTAGACATTCCGCAGGTCGTGGAAAACATGGACGCAAACCGAAACAGCATTCCTGACGCCCTGGATTTCGTAAAAGGGGCGCGCCGTGAGGTTCAGAACCACACACAATACGACGCAGCCTATTATTCAGGAGGATACCCCCCGGAGGGGCGGGGCGCCTGTTCCGACGTCATTTGGCGAGCTTTTAGGGAGGCCGGTTACGACCTGAAGGGAATGGTGGACGAGGATATCAGGAAGACACCCGCCGCTTACGGGAGAACGGGGGTGCTTCCGGACCCGAATATCGATTTCCGCCGTGTAACCAACCTTGTAGTCTTTTTTGAACGGCACGGGCGCGAGCTTACCAACAAGGTTATCCCGGGCGATAAAGACAACCTTATTGAGTGGCAGCCGGGTGATATCGTGGTCTTCGGTCCTCCCTGGGAGCACATCGGGATAATATCAGACCGGCGCCGTCCCGACGGTGTACCTTTCGTCCTCAATAACGCCGCCCCCGTAGCAAGTGAAGACGATTATCTCTTGCGCTGGCCGAGCAGGGTCACGCATCATTTCCGGTATTCCAAATACAGTCGCGAGCCCGAGGCAAAAGATGAAATCCAAGTCGAATATCGAAGGTCTTAA
- the ndk gene encoding nucleoside-diphosphate kinase — protein sequence MERTFVMVKPDGVQRGLTGEIIRRFERRGYKLVGLKMLLIPVGLAETHYGEHREKAFFKSLVDFITSGPVAAMVWEGKNIVAAARDMLGATDPQKALPGTIRGTYGIDIGRNVVHGSDSTESALREIGIFFKEEEIVPYRLTLDEWIYE from the coding sequence TTGGAGCGTACCTTTGTCATGGTAAAACCTGATGGGGTTCAACGCGGTTTGACCGGCGAGATAATCCGCCGGTTTGAAAGGCGCGGTTATAAGCTTGTCGGGTTAAAAATGCTTTTAATACCGGTGGGACTTGCCGAAACGCATTACGGCGAGCACCGGGAGAAAGCCTTTTTCAAAAGTCTTGTGGACTTTATCACTTCAGGTCCGGTGGCGGCGATGGTCTGGGAAGGTAAAAACATAGTGGCCGCCGCGCGGGATATGCTGGGGGCCACGGATCCTCAAAAGGCGCTTCCCGGGACCATTCGCGGAACGTACGGGATTGACATCGGCCGTAACGTCGTCCACGGCTCGGATTCTACCGAAAGCGCCCTGCGGGAGATCGGGATCTTCTTCAAGGAGGAGGAGATCGTCCCTTACAGACTGACGCTTGACGAATGGATTTACGAATAA
- the spoIIE gene encoding stage II sporulation protein E: MLERADTYPYRRQTRAKGRGLQAIRREDGVKGLSSKDRHRKNTSFYRALKDQSRGAALYIAGFFLGRAVLLGQLTPFGPAFAVAATLTYGGRVWPVWAGVLLGQVLLLKGVAAVSAAAATLTALFLIRISPRDFLEKPLGAPGLVAVTIVVTKTGFLAFQNPNSYEYVSIFFEAAFAGVLVYVFSRGLAAWRQKRGLQLTVEEIFCLLAMVAGVIAGTGELAVGLVSLKGVLTRLCLLLAAATAGGGAGAAAGAILGVIPGLAYTVAPQAVSNYAFAGFLGGCFRGFGKAGVVVGFALGNVLLALYIKDLHNLSRIVAETGVATLAYLVIPVRWYAGFRSSISGVTGTATEKKVYEELVLGRLSGWAQVLDELAATFHAAGAVKQTGENRTVELLKEVKDRVCGNCPLNRTCWQWEEKQTVAILQEAVSLLEGKGRLQPGDLPEYLEKRCVKLKELTLTVGLLYETFRLNRYWYRRIVESRAVVAEQLHGIAQVLKDFYEELGDGFSRVAAIEAELWEMVRNGKLKIDHLQVSLREDGRIEVKVSTCACAGNLYCQRVVAPVISGITRQTYSVAHTACPLREGEEKCWFTLYPALRYRLAVGMATAGKEGGMSGDSYSCIQVPGGRYVLVLSDGMGSGADAAAESTTAVSLLELLLRAGFGEELAVKTVNSLLLLHSPGESYATVDLAVIDLYNGRLQWVKIGAAPGFIYRRDGTVEIVRAPSLPVGIVNPIEVVVVEKEMRTGDVLLLVTDGLFDFKHNEGREEEWFLDCLQEAVDGDPRKMGSFILNRARLVSGGVLPDDATVVVARVMEAERG, from the coding sequence GTGCTGGAACGAGCGGATACTTACCCTTACCGGCGTCAAACGAGGGCGAAGGGTCGAGGGCTCCAGGCCATACGACGGGAGGATGGAGTTAAGGGTCTTTCATCGAAAGACCGGCACCGTAAGAACACCTCTTTCTATCGTGCGCTAAAGGATCAAAGCCGCGGGGCGGCTTTGTATATAGCCGGTTTCTTCCTCGGGCGGGCGGTATTACTCGGGCAACTGACCCCTTTCGGTCCCGCTTTTGCAGTCGCCGCCACGCTCACTTACGGCGGTCGGGTCTGGCCCGTCTGGGCCGGTGTGCTGCTGGGGCAGGTCTTGCTGCTGAAAGGGGTCGCGGCCGTCAGTGCCGCTGCCGCCACTCTCACCGCCCTCTTCCTGATACGCATATCACCGCGCGATTTTCTGGAAAAACCTCTGGGCGCTCCGGGATTGGTGGCCGTCACCATTGTGGTGACAAAAACCGGCTTTCTGGCCTTTCAGAATCCAAACTCGTACGAATATGTAAGTATTTTTTTTGAAGCCGCTTTTGCCGGCGTTCTGGTATACGTTTTCAGCCGGGGGCTTGCCGCCTGGCGTCAAAAGCGCGGTTTGCAGTTAACCGTCGAGGAAATCTTTTGTCTTTTGGCGATGGTTGCAGGGGTCATAGCGGGAACCGGTGAGCTCGCGGTGGGGCTGGTTTCCCTGAAGGGCGTGCTGACGAGACTTTGTCTCCTGCTTGCGGCGGCTACCGCCGGGGGTGGAGCGGGAGCGGCGGCGGGGGCGATACTGGGGGTGATTCCCGGTTTGGCCTACACTGTGGCGCCGCAGGCCGTTTCCAATTATGCCTTCGCGGGCTTCCTTGGCGGTTGTTTCCGCGGCTTTGGTAAAGCAGGCGTTGTGGTGGGTTTTGCGCTGGGCAATGTGCTTCTCGCTTTGTATATCAAAGACCTCCACAACCTGTCACGGATCGTCGCGGAGACTGGGGTCGCCACATTGGCCTATCTCGTTATCCCCGTAAGATGGTACGCAGGCTTCAGGTCTTCAATTTCCGGCGTCACCGGCACCGCCACGGAGAAGAAGGTGTATGAGGAACTGGTGCTGGGGCGTCTTAGCGGTTGGGCCCAGGTGCTGGACGAACTTGCGGCCACCTTTCATGCGGCGGGTGCGGTAAAACAAACGGGAGAAAACCGGACCGTCGAACTTTTGAAAGAAGTAAAGGACCGGGTTTGCGGCAACTGTCCGCTTAACCGCACCTGCTGGCAGTGGGAGGAAAAACAGACCGTGGCTATTTTGCAGGAAGCGGTCTCCCTGCTTGAGGGAAAAGGCCGGCTGCAGCCCGGCGACTTGCCGGAATACCTTGAAAAGCGCTGTGTGAAGCTTAAGGAGCTGACGCTTACCGTCGGTCTCCTTTATGAAACGTTCCGATTGAACAGGTACTGGTACCGGAGGATTGTGGAAAGCCGGGCGGTGGTCGCCGAGCAGTTGCACGGTATCGCTCAGGTACTGAAGGACTTTTACGAAGAACTCGGGGATGGTTTTTCCCGGGTTGCGGCTATTGAAGCCGAGCTTTGGGAGATGGTCCGAAACGGAAAACTAAAAATCGATCACCTGCAGGTATCGCTGCGTGAAGACGGAAGAATCGAGGTTAAAGTCTCCACATGCGCCTGTGCCGGAAATCTTTACTGCCAGCGCGTAGTCGCCCCGGTCATCTCAGGAATCACGCGGCAGACGTATTCCGTGGCGCACACCGCTTGCCCGCTGCGGGAGGGCGAAGAGAAGTGCTGGTTCACCCTTTACCCCGCACTGCGCTACCGCCTGGCGGTTGGAATGGCCACAGCGGGGAAAGAAGGCGGGATGTCGGGGGACAGTTACTCGTGCATCCAGGTACCGGGAGGGCGTTATGTCCTGGTACTGAGCGACGGGATGGGTTCCGGCGCTGACGCGGCGGCGGAAAGCACCACCGCGGTTTCGCTGCTCGAATTACTTCTAAGGGCCGGATTTGGCGAAGAACTGGCCGTAAAAACGGTGAACTCCCTGCTTCTTTTGCACTCACCCGGGGAGAGCTATGCAACGGTCGACCTGGCGGTGATCGACCTTTACAACGGAAGGTTGCAGTGGGTAAAGATCGGCGCCGCGCCCGGTTTTATTTACCGGCGGGACGGAACCGTGGAGATTGTTCGCGCTCCTTCGTTACCGGTCGGTATTGTAAATCCGATCGAGGTGGTGGTAGTGGAGAAGGAAATGAGAACCGGCGACGTTCTGCTCCTGGTTACCGACGGTTTGTTTGATTTTAAACATAACGAAGGAAGAGAGGAAGAATGGTTCCTTGACTGCCTTCAGGAGGCCGTTGACGGCGACCCCCGAAAAATGGGGTCTTTCATTCTAAACCGGGCTAGGTTGGTTTCCGGAGGGGTGCTGCCGGACGACGCCACGGTTGTTGTGGCCAGGGTAATGGAGGCGGAACGAGGCTGA
- a CDS encoding YabP/YqfC family sporulation protein: MAESARHSFSVEDRKRFVADGVRHVGTFSEKEIQADTNLGFLVLKGEGLYITELNLEAGKLVVEGRFQSLVYSEERKTNKRGLWERLAK, from the coding sequence GTGGCCGAAAGCGCTCGCCATAGTTTTAGTGTTGAAGACCGGAAACGCTTTGTCGCCGACGGGGTGCGGCACGTAGGAACCTTTTCGGAGAAGGAGATCCAGGCGGATACGAACCTAGGTTTTCTGGTATTAAAGGGTGAGGGGCTTTACATAACCGAGCTGAACCTAGAAGCCGGGAAGCTGGTTGTCGAGGGGAGATTTCAGTCGCTTGTTTATTCGGAGGAAAGAAAAACCAACAAGCGGGGCCTTTGGGAAAGACTTGCCAAATGA
- a CDS encoding sigma factor-like helix-turn-helix DNA-binding protein: MKIEIRGAEKLSHRERQVVVLKEMGYAAEAIAHRLNLSLSSVATLFGRARQKGYEVIIVLPGRVLLPDEEAFEGDNESSD; encoded by the coding sequence TTGAAAATAGAAATCAGGGGTGCGGAGAAGCTTAGCCATCGTGAGAGACAGGTGGTTGTTCTGAAGGAGATGGGTTATGCCGCGGAAGCGATCGCCCATCGTTTAAATCTCAGCCTTTCAAGTGTGGCTACCCTTTTCGGTCGGGCGCGTCAGAAAGGTTACGAGGTTATTATTGTTTTACCGGGACGGGTATTGTTACCTGACGAGGAGGCGTTTGAGGGTGACAATGAAAGCAGCGACTGA
- the tilS gene encoding tRNA lysidine(34) synthetase TilS, with product MDILPQVQETIKRFGMFRPGDVVAVGVSGGPDSVALLDLLWRAKDDLRLRLYVAHLNHRLRAEAPREAEFVMGLAASYGLKAVTQEADVRSYAKEHRLSTEVAAREVRYRFFHSVLDRVGAVRMALGHQADDQAETVLLNIIRGAGLTGLKGIPPVRGPFVRPLIEVRRAAVESYCVFRGLKTCADTSNLSTEYLRNRIRHGLIPILEHGYNPAVVEALGRLADIAREEERFIADETSKFYDGITSVSEEGIDLDAAALAALPVALARRVVRSAYKTLSGGIGELDFPHTEKILDLLHSDAGREVVLPRGLRVARSYKTLSMIRGKRREIPDYCRSVSLPGATPIPELNATLEARVKTQGSDPSGLSPNEVLMDLDRLEPPLFARRRQPGDVFHPFGFRTPIKLKNFFIAQKIPRCYRDEIPLVIDASGIVWIGGVRVSARAAVTPETTRFLHLRLIYLTGEPFPFGQR from the coding sequence TTGGACATCCTTCCACAGGTGCAGGAAACCATTAAGCGCTTCGGGATGTTTCGCCCGGGGGACGTGGTGGCGGTTGGTGTTTCGGGAGGGCCTGATTCGGTCGCGCTTCTTGACTTATTATGGCGGGCCAAGGATGACCTCCGGCTTCGGTTATACGTCGCCCACCTTAACCACCGTCTCAGGGCGGAAGCCCCGCGGGAAGCGGAATTCGTAATGGGACTCGCCGCCTCTTACGGGCTGAAGGCGGTCACGCAGGAAGCAGATGTCCGGTCTTACGCCAAGGAACACCGGCTCTCGACGGAGGTTGCCGCGCGGGAAGTGCGGTACAGGTTTTTTCATTCGGTGCTCGACAGGGTCGGGGCGGTGCGGATGGCGCTCGGGCATCAGGCCGACGACCAGGCGGAAACGGTGCTCCTCAACATAATAAGGGGCGCGGGATTAACCGGGTTAAAGGGCATTCCTCCTGTACGGGGACCGTTTGTCAGACCCCTGATTGAAGTTCGAAGGGCGGCGGTGGAATCCTACTGCGTTTTTCGAGGACTCAAAACCTGTGCTGACACGTCGAACCTCAGTACCGAATACCTTCGAAACCGTATCCGCCACGGACTTATCCCGATCCTTGAACACGGTTATAACCCGGCAGTGGTTGAGGCTCTCGGTCGTCTGGCGGATATAGCCCGCGAGGAAGAAAGGTTCATTGCGGATGAAACATCGAAGTTTTACGACGGGATAACCTCCGTTTCGGAAGAGGGTATTGATTTAGACGCGGCCGCGCTTGCTGCGCTTCCGGTCGCATTGGCCCGGCGGGTGGTCCGTTCCGCCTATAAAACCCTCTCGGGAGGTATTGGCGAACTTGATTTTCCACATACGGAAAAAATCCTGGACCTTCTCCATTCTGATGCCGGTCGGGAGGTCGTTCTTCCGCGCGGCCTCAGGGTAGCGCGGTCTTACAAAACGCTTTCCATGATCCGCGGGAAAAGGCGCGAGATTCCCGATTACTGCCGGTCCGTGAGCTTACCGGGCGCAACCCCTATCCCAGAGCTTAATGCGACGCTTGAAGCACGGGTAAAAACCCAGGGTTCCGACCCTTCCGGTCTGTCTCCCAACGAGGTGCTCATGGACCTTGATCGATTGGAACCCCCGCTGTTTGCGCGCCGTCGCCAGCCCGGCGACGTTTTTCATCCGTTTGGGTTTCGGACGCCGATTAAGTTAAAGAATTTCTTTATCGCCCAAAAAATTCCCCGCTGCTACCGTGACGAAATCCCTTTGGTCATAGATGCCTCCGGCATAGTATGGATCGGCGGGGTACGGGTGAGTGCGCGGGCGGCGGTGACGCCGGAGACAACGCGTTTTCTTCACTTGCGTCTGATTTATTTGACGGGAGAACCGTTCCCCTTCGGGCAGCGATAG
- a CDS encoding RNA-binding S4 domain-containing protein: MRIDKYLKIARLFKRRTVAQEVLREGLVTVNGRTAKPSTEVGLGDVVSIALGSKTIKVEVLAVSEHITAKEAPSLYKVLSE, translated from the coding sequence GTGCGCATAGATAAATATTTAAAAATCGCCCGTCTGTTTAAACGTCGTACTGTTGCTCAGGAAGTCTTACGAGAAGGGCTGGTGACAGTAAACGGAAGAACAGCAAAGCCTTCGACTGAGGTTGGGCTTGGGGATGTGGTGTCTATAGCTTTGGGGTCTAAAACTATTAAGGTCGAGGTGCTTGCCGTAAGCGAGCACATTACGGCTAAAGAGGCGCCGTCCCTTTACAAGGTGTTATCAGAATAA
- the hisG gene encoding ATP phosphoribosyltransferase: MKLRLGLPKGSLQEATFQLFNRAGFNITTSGRSYYPYVDDPELEIILMRAQEIPRYVSEGVLDAGLSGYDWIQENEAQVVEVAELTYAKQSNRPVRLVLAVAQDSSIQKINDLQGKRISTEFVRLTQRFLEAHGTTASIEFSYGATEAKVPEVVDAIVDLTETGNSLKAHNLRVMSTILESTPRLHANPQAWADPWKRDKLEKIALLLKGALAAYAKVGLKMNVPGDKLPEVLKILPAMKNPTVSPLYNNSGWVAVEVVIDQSRVRELIPALKTAGAQDIIEYPLLKVIS; this comes from the coding sequence GTGAAACTACGTCTCGGCCTCCCGAAAGGCAGCCTGCAGGAAGCCACCTTTCAACTGTTTAATCGTGCAGGGTTCAACATTACCACCAGCGGGCGTTCCTATTACCCTTATGTTGACGATCCCGAGCTCGAGATCATCCTTATGCGCGCCCAGGAGATCCCCCGATATGTTTCGGAAGGAGTGCTCGATGCGGGATTGAGCGGCTATGACTGGATTCAGGAGAATGAAGCCCAGGTCGTAGAAGTCGCCGAACTCACCTACGCCAAGCAGTCCAACCGTCCGGTACGCCTGGTACTGGCGGTTGCACAGGACAGTAGCATTCAAAAGATTAATGACCTCCAGGGAAAGCGGATTTCAACCGAATTTGTCCGCCTTACCCAACGCTTCCTTGAAGCCCACGGGACAACCGCGAGTATCGAATTTTCCTATGGCGCCACCGAAGCCAAGGTTCCCGAGGTGGTGGACGCTATTGTGGACCTGACCGAAACCGGCAACTCCCTCAAAGCGCACAACCTCCGGGTGATGTCCACCATTCTCGAATCAACGCCGAGGCTGCACGCCAACCCTCAGGCCTGGGCGGATCCCTGGAAACGCGACAAGCTGGAAAAAATCGCTTTACTCCTCAAGGGTGCCTTAGCCGCATACGCCAAGGTGGGGCTTAAAATGAACGTTCCCGGCGATAAGCTCCCGGAGGTGCTGAAAATCCTGCCGGCTATGAAAAACCCTACCGTATCGCCCCTTTATAACAACAGCGGCTGGGTCGCCGTAGAAGTGGTGATAGACCAAAGCCGGGTGCGGGAACTGATCCCCGCGCTTAAGACCGCGGGGGCCCAGGATATAATTGAATACCCCCTGCTCAAGGTGATTTCTTAA
- a CDS encoding Ppx/GppA family phosphatase codes for MLVGAIDIGTNSARYLLAEVGPELKVMRVETALKTTRLGEGIASGLLTEQAMARTAAAVAEFWRRAQSMGAQVITAVATSAVRGARNREEFLALVRQTTGLEVRVLSGDEEAFYTFAGVVTGLEVDREKTAVVDIGGGSTELIWIEKGRIILHSLPLGAVRLTEEGGGPAKAEALLGPFHRFLSGRRIIGTGGTITTLAAISQGIASYDPAKIHGYLLEPEEVAALTGKLAGLSLSDRKKVPGLQPERADIIVAGAGILTALFDLTGAPGITVSENDILYGVAFNTAGGVERKLAGKC; via the coding sequence GTGCTTGTAGGGGCAATTGATATCGGTACCAACTCCGCTCGGTATCTTTTGGCCGAGGTCGGTCCTGAGTTGAAGGTCATGCGGGTGGAAACGGCACTTAAAACCACCAGGCTCGGCGAAGGCATCGCTTCCGGGCTTTTAACGGAACAGGCGATGGCCAGAACGGCAGCGGCGGTGGCGGAGTTTTGGCGGCGCGCCCAAAGCATGGGAGCGCAGGTAATAACGGCTGTGGCTACTTCGGCGGTGCGTGGGGCGCGTAACCGGGAGGAGTTCCTTGCGCTCGTACGCCAGACAACCGGGTTGGAGGTACGCGTGCTCTCCGGGGATGAGGAGGCTTTTTACACTTTCGCCGGTGTTGTGACCGGCCTGGAGGTAGACCGCGAAAAGACGGCGGTCGTTGATATCGGCGGCGGGAGCACCGAGCTTATCTGGATCGAGAAGGGACGTATTATATTACACAGCCTTCCTCTCGGAGCGGTCCGGCTTACGGAGGAAGGAGGGGGACCGGCCAAGGCGGAGGCCCTGCTGGGGCCTTTTCATCGCTTCTTAAGTGGGCGCCGTATCATCGGTACCGGTGGAACAATTACCACGCTGGCGGCCATCAGTCAAGGTATCGCATCCTACGACCCGGCAAAAATCCATGGATACCTGTTGGAGCCTGAAGAAGTAGCCGCGCTGACCGGTAAACTTGCCGGGCTTTCCCTGTCCGATCGAAAGAAGGTGCCCGGCCTGCAACCGGAGAGGGCGGATATTATCGTTGCCGGTGCGGGAATTCTGACAGCGCTGTTCGACCTCACCGGCGCTCCCGGGATTACGGTGAGCGAGAACGACATCCTTTATGGAGTTGCCTTCAACACGGCAGGCGGTGTCGAAAGAAAATTAGCCGGCAAATGTTAA
- a CDS encoding HU family DNA-binding protein, with the protein MNKSEMVASVAERANLTKKDAERAITAVFDSISDALSQGNKVQLVGFGTFEVRQRAARKGRNPQTKAEIQIPAAKVPVFKAGKSLKETVSK; encoded by the coding sequence GTGAACAAATCTGAAATGGTTGCCAGTGTCGCAGAGAGGGCCAATCTGACGAAAAAGGACGCAGAAAGGGCTATTACGGCGGTTTTTGACAGTATCAGTGATGCTCTTTCCCAGGGTAACAAGGTACAGCTTGTCGGCTTCGGTACGTTTGAGGTCAGACAGCGGGCGGCAAGGAAAGGCAGAAACCCACAGACGAAAGCCGAGATTCAGATTCCGGCGGCAAAGGTTCCGGTTTTCAAAGCCGGGAAGTCGCTCAAGGAGACCGTTTCGAAATAG
- a CDS encoding septum formation initiator family protein, whose translation MKAATETAGVIVKRRFNPSRLPLVLFIVLLAYLLLMVGAQFSRLGDLERGVAQSEQQLKLIREQNKTLWEHVHLLQSDAYVESLAREKLGLVKPGEVPVVTVESATGSDPRGPLPED comes from the coding sequence ATGAAAGCAGCGACTGAGACAGCCGGAGTGATTGTAAAACGGCGTTTTAATCCTTCCCGGTTACCGCTTGTCCTGTTTATTGTTCTCTTAGCCTATCTTCTTCTTATGGTCGGTGCGCAGTTCAGCCGGTTAGGCGACCTGGAACGGGGTGTGGCGCAGTCCGAGCAGCAGTTAAAATTAATAAGAGAACAGAACAAGACGCTCTGGGAACACGTTCACTTGCTGCAGTCGGATGCGTACGTAGAGTCTCTCGCCAGAGAAAAACTGGGGCTGGTGAAGCCGGGGGAAGTTCCGGTGGTCACCGTCGAATCCGCAACCGGGTCCGATCCCCGGGGGCCGCTTCCTGAAGATTAG